The genome window GCCTGGTCCGGCCGGAGATCGATCTGGCGCTGCGGCCGGACGGCAAGCTGTCGCCCATGGACTTCGCCCCGGCCCCCGCGCCCCAGGCCGCTCCCGAGGATCCCTTTGAGATCAAGCTCACCGAACTGGAGCTGGTGGACGGCCGCATCGCCTTCGACGACCAGCTCTTCTCGGCCAAGCACGAGATTTCCGAGCTGAACCTCTTCGTGCCCGTGGCCTCCACCCTGCAACAGGACCGCGAGCAGCCCATCGCCCCCCGGCTGACCGCCCTGGTGGACGGCAAGCCGCTGCGGGCCGACGCGAACCTGACCCCCTTCGCCGCGCGCGGCCGCAACATCATCAGCGCCAACCTCGCCGCGCTCTCGGTGAGCCGACTCACTCCCTATCTCCAGCGGGTCGCGCCGCTGACGCTGGCGGGCGGCGAACTCAGCCTGGACGTGGGCCTGGGCATGGAAAAGACGCCCAACGGCGACTCCACCATGCTCCTCAACGCGGGCCTGCGGCTCAAGGACATCGATCTGCGGACTCCGGCCAAGGGCGAACTCCTGCGCCTCGCCGGGGCCGAGATCGGCCTGAACTGGGACATCTTCGGCGAGACCGGACTCGTCCTGTCCGAGGCGGTCATCACCAATCCCTCCCTGACCCTGGCCCGCAAGGAAGACGGCGGCCTGGAGCTGCTGGACTGGCTCCCGAGCCAGAACGGCAAGAAGGACAAGGCCGCCAAGCCCATGCCCGTGCTCCTGAAACACCTGGCCCTCACGGGCGGCAGGGTGGCCTGGACCGACCGCTCCCTGCCCGGACCGTTCACGGCCGAGGCCACGGACATCGCGCTCACGCTCACGAACCTGAATCCCGCCTCGGCCAAGCCCGGAGCCTGCGAGTTCTCCTGCTCCCTGGCCGGTGGCGGAAGCCTGAACATCACGGGCGGCATCGCGCCGAGCCCCCTGTCCCTGGGCCTGAAGGTCGCGGTGGACGGCTTGGCGCTCAAGCCCCTGGCCCCCCTGCTGCCCCGGCCGTTGCGCCTGGAGGACGGCAGCCTGAAGACCGAGGCCCGGATGCGTTACGCCGCGGCCGGGTCCTCGCCAGGGTTCCGCCTGGAGGACGGCAGCCTCGACCTTTCCTCCCTGGCCCTGGGCCTGGAGCAGGCCAAGGGCGTGCTCGTCAGCCTGGGAGCGCTGCGGGCCACTGGCGTCACCGCGACCCCGGACGAGCAGAGCGCCGGGGAAATCAGCCTGACCGACCTGAGCCTCACGGACCAGGGGCGGCCCGCGGCACGGCTGGCCTCCCTGGCCCTGACCGACTGCCGGGTCGGCCCGGGCCGCGAGGGTTACGCCGCGAAATCATTGGTCCTGAACCAGCCCGTGCTGGGCGCCAGACGCGACGCCGAGGGCCGGATCAGCCTGCTCCAGCTGATCGACAAGCTCATCGGCCCCACGGAGAAGAAGGAGGAAGGAAAGAAGCCGGAGGCCGCGCCCCAGGCGACGGCCGGAGAACAGCCGCGCGTCCGGCTGGACCTGCTGGAAGTCAAGCGCGGACGGGTGTTCCTGAGCGACGCCCTGGGCGTGAAGGCCCGCGTGGACAACCTCGCCGTGCAGGCCCGGAACCTGGACACCGCCGCCACGACCCCCAGCCCGGTGCGCCTGGAGGCCCTGGTCAACGGCTCCCCGCTCACGGGCGAGGGCACGCTGCTGCTCACGCCCCAGGGCGCGGACGTGGAGGCCCGCGCCGGACTGGACGCCCTGGACCTGGCCCCCTTCTCCCCCCTGGCCCAGCATTACCTGGGCTACGCCATCGCCCGCGGCCGCCTGAGCCTGGACAGCACGCTGCGGCTCAAGGACCGAAACATCGCCCTGGACCAACGCATCCGGCTGCTGAACTTCGACCTGGGCGAACAGACGCCCTCGCCGGACGCCATCGACGCGCCGGTCAAGCTGGGCCTGGCCCTGCTCAAGGACAGCAAGAACGACATCGACATCCAGCTGCCCATCAACGGCAACCTGGACAACCCGGAATTCGGCACGGGCAGCATCGTCCGCAAGGCCGTCGGCAACCTGCTCCTCTCGGTGGTGACCTCGCCCTTCGCCATCATCGGCGGCCTGCTGGGCGGCTCCAGCGGCAGCAACCTGGAGTACGTGGCCTTCACCCCCGGCGACGACCGCCTGAGCCAGTCCAACCGCGAGGCCCTCAAGCAGGTGGCGGACCTCATGAAGTCGCGCCGTTCGCTGACGCTGGGCCTCGTGCCCCAGGCCGACGAGAACGACCGGGAAAGCCTGGGCGAGGCCTATGTCCGCCGCCGCATGCGCGAGGAGCGCTTCAACGACCTCTCGCGCAAGGAACAGGCCGCCACCAGCGTGGACGAGATGCGCTGGAAGCCCGGCAGCGAGGAGGCCGCCGACCTGCTCTTCAAGGTCTACAAGGAGGAGCCCATCGACAAGCCGCGCAACCTCATCGGCATGGTCAAGGAGCTGTCCTACCAGGAGATGTACAAGGCCGTGGCCGATTCCCGGCCCACGGACGACGCGGCCCTGCACACCCTGGGGCAGGCCCGGGCCCAGGCCGTCCGCGACGCCTTGGTGGCGATCGACCCCGCCCTGGCCCCGCGCATCACCATTCGGCCCACGGCGGTGCCCGGCGCGGGCCCGCGCGTGCTCCTCGGTTCCGGCGACTGAGCCGGGCGTGACGAAATGAAAAGCCCCGGTCCGCGAGCGGACCGGGGCTTTTCATTTCGTGTGTCCCTGGACCTAGAAGGTCTTGGCGCGCTGGGCTTCCAGCGCCTTGGCCTGCTCCACGAAGTCCGCGAACCCGGCATGGTGCAGGGCGTTGGCCACGGTCTGGTTCCAGTCCCAGCTGGCGTAGATCACCGGCTTGTGGAAGGTGGCCCGGAACTGGTCCATCTCCTGGCGGTAGAACTGCTCCTTGGCCGTCTCCATGTGGTCGCGGAGCTGCTCGGCGAAACGGTCCAGCTCGCCCTCGTACCACTCCATGAGGTCCTCGGGGCTCTTGTACTTCTTGAGGATGTGGCCGTAGCCGTTGTCCTCCAGAAGCTTCTTCAGCCGGTTGAAATGCTGGAGCTTGATCCAGGGGCCCAGCTCGGAGCAGGAGATGTTCTCGGACTCCACCGCGCCCATGTCGATCTTGGTCTGATGGTAGGTGTCCGGCACCACCGAGGCCGAGACGATGCCCGCGATGGCCACCAGGCCGCGCAGAATGACGCTGTTGGACACGCCCTGGCCGCAGAAGCCGACCTTCTTGCCGTACTTCTGGCCCGCGAAGATCGTGACCAGGATGGCCCAGACCACCGCCGGATCCTCCTCGTCGTAGATGTGCTGGAGCCGGGCGTTGTCGCGGTCCGTGGCCAGGACCATCTGGGTCATGTCGTTGGATCCCAGGGAGAAGCCGTCCACCTCCTGGAGGAACTCCTTGCAGAGGATGGCGTTGGACGGAATCTCGGACATGAGGATGAGCTTGAGCCCGTCCTTGCCGGACTGGATGTTGTGCACCTGCTTCAGGTAGCGCTTCATGCTGCGGGCCTCTTCCAGGGTGCGCACGAAGGGCAGCATGAGGCAGAGGTTCTTGCCGCCGAAGATGCCCCGGGCCAGCTTGAAGGCTTCCAGTTCCCAGTCATGGATGTTGCGGGACACGCCCCGGTAGCCGAGCATGGGGTTGTCCTCGTGCACCTCGAACAGGGAGCCGCCAAGGAGGTTGCGGTACTCGTTGGACTTGAAGTCCGTGGTCCGGTAGACGATGTCCTTGCCGTAGAAGGCCATGGCGAACAGGGCCAAGCCCTGGGACAGGGTCTGGATGTAGTTCTCCTTGCCGGTGCGGAAGCCGCGCGAGTCGAGCAGCTTCTTGATCCGGTAGGAGAGCGTGCGGGCCTCGTCCATCTCGGACTCAAGGCCCATCTTCAGGGCCACTTCCTCGCGCAGGGCGCGGATGCGGTCCAAAACCTCCAGGACCTTGGGATCGTCCTTGACCCGGGCCATGTAGGCCTGCGCCTCGCGATCATGGTCCTGGTACAGCTTGAGGGCCTCGGGGTCGTTGGCCGGAACGGATTCCAGCAGGTCGAAGTGGCCCAGGACCACGGCCATGTGGGTGGCAAGGTCCACGGAAGTCTTCAGGGTGTCCAGGCGGTCGGTGGCGTTCTCGATGCACTCGTCGAGCCGCTTCTCCAGCTCGCGCATGCGGCGGTGCTGGGCCAGGACCTCGTCGGTGCCCCGGGCTCCCGCGCCCTCGGACAGGGCCTCCATCTCGCGGGACAGGCCGGTGAGCCGTCCCACGTAGCTCCGCAGGGAGAGATGCATGGAGATCAGGCCCGAGGCCAGCTGGTCCTTCATCACCTTGGTCAGGTGCGAATCCAGCTCCTTGAGCTTCTCCTGCACGAGCCGGTCCAGTGTGCCGTTGTCGTAGGCCTCCAGGGCCAGCGGGTGGACGCTGATGTTGCCGAGCATGAACTCGGCGCGCAGCAGACCGACCTCGAAGTCCGGCACGTTGCGCAGGCGCGAAAGGAACAGGGCCTGGCCCACGTCGGCCAGGATGAGGCCCACCTTGGTCTTGGTGGTGGGCAGCGTGCTCACGTCGATCTCGCCGCCCACCTCGACGAGCGGGAGCATGCCCCGGTAGACCCGGCCGCGCGAGCCGTCCACCGTGACCTCCGTGCCGTCCAGGGCGCGCAGGGCCTCCAGGCGCTGGATGCCGATGACCGCCGGGATGCCCAGCTCGCGGGAGGTGATGGCCGCGTGGCTCGTGTCGCCGCCGACGTCGGCCAGGATGGCCGAGGCGATGCGCATGCCCGGGACCATGTCCGGGTCCGTGCGGTCGGCGGCCAGGATGTCGCCCTTGTTGACCTTGTTCAGCTCCAGGGCCGAGCGCAGGAAGCGCACCGTGCCCTGCCCCGCGCCGCGGGACGCGCCGTTGCCCTCGACGATGATCTCGGCGTCGGCGACGTGCTTGGGGTCCACCTCGCGGCGGCGCATGAAGATGGTGTGCGGATGGTTCTCCAGCTCCTCGTTCCAACGGGTCTCGGGCCGGGCCTGCACGAACCAGAGGCGGTCCGAGGAGTCGATGCAGAACTCGGTGTCCATGATGATCCCGCCGTAGGCCTTGGAGATGGCCCGCACGCCGCGCGCCACCTCTTCCGCCTGGGCCAGGGACAGGGACCAGCGGTAGACGAGGTTCTCCTCCACCTTGACGAGCTTGGTGCCGGAGCGGTCGTCCTCGTAGACGATCTTGCGCTCCTTGCAGCCCATGTAGCGGACCACGACCTCGGAGCCGTCGTCGCGCTGGAAGACATAGAACTTGTCCGGGGTGACCATGCCGCCCACGACGGCCTCGCCCAGGCCGTAGCTGGCGTCGATGGAGACCAGGTCATTGCGGTCGGTGCCCCGGCAGCCGGTGGCCGTGTCGGCGGAGAAGGCCGTGCCGGAGATCACCGGGTTGATCATGCGCATGATGCACACCGAGAGCGAGGTGCCCTCGATGGCCCATTCCTTCTTGGCCTGCTCGGCCAGCTCGTCGTTGCCGGTGGCCTCGGCCTGGATCACGGCGTCCAGGATGGCCTCGCGGCGGTAGGTCATGCTGCGCAGGTTGTAGGCCGAGGAGCAGTCCCAGTGGTAGGCTTCCACCACCTGGTCCTCGCCCACGATGTTCAGGTAGGTGTCCTGCAGGCCCGCGAAGGCCTTCTTGCGGCTGTCCTCGCCCGCCGCCGAGGAGCGCACGGCCACGGGCTCGTTCTCCATGGCCGCTTCCTTGCAGATGGCCTGGTAGGCCTGGCGCACGGCGTCGGCCACGTCCTTGGGCAGCTCGACGGAGAGGATGGCCGCCTGCACGAGCACGGAGCGCTTGCGCAGCTGGTCGATGCCCTCGGGTGAGGTGGCGAAGCCCTCGACCACGTTGTTGATGAAGGTGCGCAGCTTGATGGGCGTGCCCTTCTGCTTCACGGACTCGGCGCGGATCTTGCCGGCCACGATGCGCACGAACTTGCGCAGATATTCCGGATCCTTGTTGATCTCCTCGTTGCTCCAGTCCGTGGCGTTGTATTCCTTGTCCACCAGGGAGCGGACCACCGAGGCGTTCACCCGGGTCTCGTCGAGCATCTTATGGAAGGCGATGGAGGAGATGGCGCGGAACTGGGGAGCCCGGATATGGCCTACCTGGCTGATGATGGCGGTATTGTAGTTCTTGCCGCCGACGAGCAGTTCGGCATCCTCGCCGATGGCCACGATTTCGGGGCCCGTCAGGACCATCCGCCGCATGAGTTCGTCCTTTTCGGCAACCGGTTTGGCGGGCGTCGAGGCGTCCTTCTGGGCGTCCTTTTTGGCGGCCGCCTTCTTCTGTACCGTGGCCATGCACTCCTCCTTGACGTGGTCGATGTCGGTATCCCGGTCGTGCCGGAGCGGAACCCCTGGCCGAGGGGTTAACAATTTATCCCTTTGGACCCATTTTCGTCAACGATTGACGCCGGTCATCCCTTGCGGGCGGCGGCCTCAAGCTTCTGCCCGCATCTCGGGCAGTACTTGCAATCCTCCAGGGGGATGAAACCCTTGCAGGTCGGGCAGGTGCGGGGACTGGGCCCCAGCTCCACGAGCAGCTCGCCCTCCTTCACCGGGACCATCTTGCGGTCCTCCTGGAAGTTGGCGACCTTGAGCACGCGGCGCACCACGCCGTCCACCGGCGCGATGATCGCCTTCTCCTGCTTCATGATGGAGATGTTGAAGATCTCCTCGCCCTTCTTCACCACGTCGCCGGGGCGCACGTGCATGACCCAGAGGTCGCCGTTGGAGGGCGAACCGACGTGGCAGGGATTGCCCGGGTCGGCCATCTCCTCGGCGTCCTTGTCCATGTGCAGCGGTTCGCGCACCTTGACCATGTGGCTCATGATCTCGGAGTCCATGACGTAGCGCACGGTGCTCATGCCGTGCTCGTCGGGCTCGGAGATGTCCAGGATGCGCATGGTGTGCGGCTTGCCGCAATCGCCCTGGAAGTGCAGGGGTCGGTTCTTCTCCAGGCCCTCGAACCAGACGTCCAGCGGCAGGTTGTTGGCGTTGCCGTACTTCTCGTAGAAGTCGATGGTCTTGATGGCGTCGGCCGGGTGGTTCAGGTAGAGCACGAACTCCTCGGCCGAGGGATCGCGGCCGATGCGCTGGGAGATGACCCGGTGCTCGGCGTCCAGATCCACGTCCGGGAGGCTGGCCAGGGGCGAGTCCTCGGTGCGTTCGGCCAGGGCCTTCTCCCAGTCCTTGCCGAAGGCGCTCTGGTAGACCCAGTCCGCGGGGAAGCCCAGGGGCAGCTTGCCGAACTTGCCCATGAGCAGGTTGCGGAAGGCGTCGTTGCTGTCGCGGTAGAGGTCCAGGCGGGCTTCCTTCTCCAGGCTCGTGAGATCCTTCTCGGGCACCAGGTTCACGATGTCCAGGATGTTCAGCAGGCGGCGGACCTCGATGTTGCCGCCGCGCTTGTAGGCCCCGGTCACGGCCAGGAAGGCCGTGTTCCAGGTGATCTGCGAGCCCGGGGTCACGTCGTGGTAGCGCACGATCTTGCGCGTGCCCGCCAGGAACTTGAGCATGTAGGGCAGCAGATGGATGTAGCCCTGCTTGAGCGCGCCCTCCTGCGAGGAGGACGTGGCGCCGCCGGGCATGCCGTGCTGGACCACGTCGTGGTCGATGCCCTGGAAATACGGCGCGGTGTAGCGGTCGTAATAGGGCATGATCTGTTTCAGGGCGAAGCCCGTGGCCCGGATCATGTCCTTGTCCAGGTGACTCTTCAGGCCCAACTCGTCCTCGATGTAGGCCGCCGTGGAGAGCACCTCACCCTGGCCGTACCAGCGCACGGCCGCGCCGATGGCCACGTCCACCACGTGGGCCCCGGCCTCGGCGGCCGCGCCCATGGTCGGCACGAACAGGCCGTCGGTGTAGTGCCGGTGGGAGTGCAGCACCAGCTCGGGGTACTTCTTGCGGATGGAGCCGATGACCTCGCGCATGAACCGGGGCGGGCAGACGCCGCCCATGTCCTTGAGCCCGAGGGAGATCAGGCGCTGGGCCTTCTTCTTGCTCACTCCGGCCACGTCGGCGCACATGGACAGGATCTCTTCGGTCACTTCCAGGTAGTACTTGGCGTCGAAGCCCTTGGCCCAGGACATGGACAGCGCGGGCTCGAAGATGTGCCGCCTGGAGGACAGGACCACCTCGGCGAAGGGCCGCATGTTCTCCACGTGGTTCAGGAAGTCGAAGCAGCGGATGACGTCGTAGTGCTCGCAGACCATCTCGCCGGTGAGCAGCATGAGGTTCTTGGGCTGCGGCTTGTAGCCCAGGACGTTGGTCGAGCGGATGAGGATCTGCTTCAGGGTCTTGGGCGCGAACTTGTTCCACTCCGCCGCCTCGGAGAAAGGGTAGGTCATGTTCGCCAGCATGGCCACGTGGAAGTGCGCGCCGCCGCCGTTCTCCAGCGAGAAGAAGCCGCAGCGGTCGAGATAGGGCCCCACGAGCCGGTCCTCGGCCAGACGGAAGCGGTTGCCGCTGTTGGACTGAGTGATGTCGCGGGTGGTCGTGTCCGTGAAGTGGATGACGCCCTGTTCCCGGTCCTCGCGCAGGGCGTCCAGGATGGCGTCGCGGGTCATGCCCCTGGTGATGCGGGGCTCGAACCAGGAGGCGGTCTCCGGCGGACGCACGAACTTGAAGGAACCCAGGCGATGGTCCTCGCGGCCGCGGTACTCCCCGAGCTGGACGAAGGGATTGTAGCCCCGGGCCGAAACCTCGCAGATCAGGCGGGACAGGCGCAGGGAATCCGGTTCCTTGTCCCGGTAGGCCATGAGCTCGTGGCGCTTGTCGCGCACGAAGTTCGTGTCGTAGTCCCCGCTGATGAAGTCGGGATTCTTGATCACCTGGCGGTGGAAGGTGATGGTCGTCTTGAGCCCGCCGATCATGTACTCGCGCAGGGCCCGGCGCATGAGCTGCACGACCTTGATCCAGTTGCGGCCGTAGGTGATGAGCAGCGAGGCGGCCGAGTCGTACTGGGCCGGGAAGTTGTATCCCGCGCAGATGCAGGAGTCGATGCGCACGCCCTGGCCGCCGGGGGAGACGTAGCGCGTGATGCGGCCCGCGTTGGGCGAGAAGTCCTTTTGCGGGTCCTCGCAGTTGACGCGCACCTGCATGGCCCATTGGAAGGGTTTCGTGTTTTCCTCGTTGAACCGCAGCTTCGCACCGAAGGCGATGGCGATCTGCTCCTCCACAAGGTCGATGCCGTAGCGGCATTCGGTGATGCCGTGCTCCACCTGGAGGCGGGTGTTGACCTCGATGAGGTACGGCGTGGCGTCCTTGTCCACCAGGAATTCCACGGTGCACAGGGAGTGGTAGCCCACGGCCGAGACCAGGCGCCGGGAATACTCCTTGAGGCGCTCCCGCAGCTCCGGGGTCATCTTGGACCAGGGCGAGGGCGTGATCTCGATGAGCTTCTGGTGGTTGCGCTGCACCGTGCAGTCGCGTTCGTCGAAGGCGAAGACGTTGCCGTGCTTGTCGGCCGCAACCTGGATCTCGATGTGGCGCACCGAGGTGAGCAGCTTCTCCACGTACAGGCGCGGGTTGCCGAAGGACGCCTGGGCCAGGGCCGAGGCCTTGGAGAAGGCCGACTCCAGCTGGTCCTCGGAAAAGACCTCGTAGATGCCGC of Desulfovibrio aminophilus contains these proteins:
- a CDS encoding DUF748 domain-containing protein, whose protein sequence is MHLPPPLRALLERRLFRAGLWLLAAILAWGALAGLIAPPILRSVLEKELSQALGNTTTLERVGINPYTLSIGLEGIAVPLPDGSPFARAELLELRLSPESLLKLAPVLSGVRLVRPEIDLALRPDGKLSPMDFAPAPAPQAAPEDPFEIKLTELELVDGRIAFDDQLFSAKHEISELNLFVPVASTLQQDREQPIAPRLTALVDGKPLRADANLTPFAARGRNIISANLAALSVSRLTPYLQRVAPLTLAGGELSLDVGLGMEKTPNGDSTMLLNAGLRLKDIDLRTPAKGELLRLAGAEIGLNWDIFGETGLVLSEAVITNPSLTLARKEDGGLELLDWLPSQNGKKDKAAKPMPVLLKHLALTGGRVAWTDRSLPGPFTAEATDIALTLTNLNPASAKPGACEFSCSLAGGGSLNITGGIAPSPLSLGLKVAVDGLALKPLAPLLPRPLRLEDGSLKTEARMRYAAAGSSPGFRLEDGSLDLSSLALGLEQAKGVLVSLGALRATGVTATPDEQSAGEISLTDLSLTDQGRPAARLASLALTDCRVGPGREGYAAKSLVLNQPVLGARRDAEGRISLLQLIDKLIGPTEKKEEGKKPEAAPQATAGEQPRVRLDLLEVKRGRVFLSDALGVKARVDNLAVQARNLDTAATTPSPVRLEALVNGSPLTGEGTLLLTPQGADVEARAGLDALDLAPFSPLAQHYLGYAIARGRLSLDSTLRLKDRNIALDQRIRLLNFDLGEQTPSPDAIDAPVKLGLALLKDSKNDIDIQLPINGNLDNPEFGTGSIVRKAVGNLLLSVVTSPFAIIGGLLGGSSGSNLEYVAFTPGDDRLSQSNREALKQVADLMKSRRSLTLGLVPQADENDRESLGEAYVRRRMREERFNDLSRKEQAATSVDEMRWKPGSEEAADLLFKVYKEEPIDKPRNLIGMVKELSYQEMYKAVADSRPTDDAALHTLGQARAQAVRDALVAIDPALAPRITIRPTAVPGAGPRVLLGSGD
- a CDS encoding PEP/pyruvate-binding domain-containing protein, which gives rise to MATVQKKAAAKKDAQKDASTPAKPVAEKDELMRRMVLTGPEIVAIGEDAELLVGGKNYNTAIISQVGHIRAPQFRAISSIAFHKMLDETRVNASVVRSLVDKEYNATDWSNEEINKDPEYLRKFVRIVAGKIRAESVKQKGTPIKLRTFINNVVEGFATSPEGIDQLRKRSVLVQAAILSVELPKDVADAVRQAYQAICKEAAMENEPVAVRSSAAGEDSRKKAFAGLQDTYLNIVGEDQVVEAYHWDCSSAYNLRSMTYRREAILDAVIQAEATGNDELAEQAKKEWAIEGTSLSVCIMRMINPVISGTAFSADTATGCRGTDRNDLVSIDASYGLGEAVVGGMVTPDKFYVFQRDDGSEVVVRYMGCKERKIVYEDDRSGTKLVKVEENLVYRWSLSLAQAEEVARGVRAISKAYGGIIMDTEFCIDSSDRLWFVQARPETRWNEELENHPHTIFMRRREVDPKHVADAEIIVEGNGASRGAGQGTVRFLRSALELNKVNKGDILAADRTDPDMVPGMRIASAILADVGGDTSHAAITSRELGIPAVIGIQRLEALRALDGTEVTVDGSRGRVYRGMLPLVEVGGEIDVSTLPTTKTKVGLILADVGQALFLSRLRNVPDFEVGLLRAEFMLGNISVHPLALEAYDNGTLDRLVQEKLKELDSHLTKVMKDQLASGLISMHLSLRSYVGRLTGLSREMEALSEGAGARGTDEVLAQHRRMRELEKRLDECIENATDRLDTLKTSVDLATHMAVVLGHFDLLESVPANDPEALKLYQDHDREAQAYMARVKDDPKVLEVLDRIRALREEVALKMGLESEMDEARTLSYRIKKLLDSRGFRTGKENYIQTLSQGLALFAMAFYGKDIVYRTTDFKSNEYRNLLGGSLFEVHEDNPMLGYRGVSRNIHDWELEAFKLARGIFGGKNLCLMLPFVRTLEEARSMKRYLKQVHNIQSGKDGLKLILMSEIPSNAILCKEFLQEVDGFSLGSNDMTQMVLATDRDNARLQHIYDEEDPAVVWAILVTIFAGQKYGKKVGFCGQGVSNSVILRGLVAIAGIVSASVVPDTYHQTKIDMGAVESENISCSELGPWIKLQHFNRLKKLLEDNGYGHILKKYKSPEDLMEWYEGELDRFAEQLRDHMETAKEQFYRQEMDQFRATFHKPVIYASWDWNQTVANALHHAGFADFVEQAKALEAQRAKTF
- a CDS encoding pyruvate carboxylase — protein: MRVKTFEEVLKELRGKPIVVANRGIPARRICRSITEMFEGVAVMTATDTDKTSPATTGAHELLLLGEDPRSYLNLDLIIKLARDRGAIAIHPGWGFAAEDDTFPAKCAEAGITFIGPTREAMHTLGNKVAVRKLAEELGIPVVPGSPEAVSVPEAREIAKKIGFPIMLKAEGGGGGRGIYEVFSEDQLESAFSKASALAQASFGNPRLYVEKLLTSVRHIEIQVAADKHGNVFAFDERDCTVQRNHQKLIEITPSPWSKMTPELRERLKEYSRRLVSAVGYHSLCTVEFLVDKDATPYLIEVNTRLQVEHGITECRYGIDLVEEQIAIAFGAKLRFNEENTKPFQWAMQVRVNCEDPQKDFSPNAGRITRYVSPGGQGVRIDSCICAGYNFPAQYDSAASLLITYGRNWIKVVQLMRRALREYMIGGLKTTITFHRQVIKNPDFISGDYDTNFVRDKRHELMAYRDKEPDSLRLSRLICEVSARGYNPFVQLGEYRGREDHRLGSFKFVRPPETASWFEPRITRGMTRDAILDALREDREQGVIHFTDTTTRDITQSNSGNRFRLAEDRLVGPYLDRCGFFSLENGGGAHFHVAMLANMTYPFSEAAEWNKFAPKTLKQILIRSTNVLGYKPQPKNLMLLTGEMVCEHYDVIRCFDFLNHVENMRPFAEVVLSSRRHIFEPALSMSWAKGFDAKYYLEVTEEILSMCADVAGVSKKKAQRLISLGLKDMGGVCPPRFMREVIGSIRKKYPELVLHSHRHYTDGLFVPTMGAAAEAGAHVVDVAIGAAVRWYGQGEVLSTAAYIEDELGLKSHLDKDMIRATGFALKQIMPYYDRYTAPYFQGIDHDVVQHGMPGGATSSSQEGALKQGYIHLLPYMLKFLAGTRKIVRYHDVTPGSQITWNTAFLAVTGAYKRGGNIEVRRLLNILDIVNLVPEKDLTSLEKEARLDLYRDSNDAFRNLLMGKFGKLPLGFPADWVYQSAFGKDWEKALAERTEDSPLASLPDVDLDAEHRVISQRIGRDPSAEEFVLYLNHPADAIKTIDFYEKYGNANNLPLDVWFEGLEKNRPLHFQGDCGKPHTMRILDISEPDEHGMSTVRYVMDSEIMSHMVKVREPLHMDKDAEEMADPGNPCHVGSPSNGDLWVMHVRPGDVVKKGEEIFNISIMKQEKAIIAPVDGVVRRVLKVANFQEDRKMVPVKEGELLVELGPSPRTCPTCKGFIPLEDCKYCPRCGQKLEAAARKG